acctgcTGGTGCTACTCAGGTAGGAAGTGTGACCAATACCCCGAAACCAAGCAGTTTGCGTGAAGTGCGTGACCTGCGGTTCAGTTAAACAGCATGGGGTGTCTCAGAGGGCTGACATGAAATTTGCCTTTTAGAAATACCCCCACAAAGGGTGAATCAGTCCTGTAATGTACACAGCcttgtaatgcacacacacacacacacacacacacacaaatagagtgttgtaagagagagacagacagacagacagactgagaaacaacAAAAGCCATATCCatttacagaagaaaaaaaacagtagcaaaaaacaaacactctCACCTGCTAGTGGCAGCATCATCACAATAATTATCACAATAATTGCAGACTTCAACATGGCGACCGTctctacgacaacaacaacaacaagaagtcctCTCAACCAAActgatgtcagtctctctcacagCGTCCTCCGGTCAGCCACAATTACCTGTCtctccctgacccccacccccagggtTCCCCCATTTAAATATCCACCCAGTGGAATCTGACGCTCCCCTGTATTTCCTTGGTGGACAACTGTGGCATTTTCTGACTGACAGCGTCACCCAGCACAACTtaacccctctctttctgtacccTTCAGTTCCTTGGTGGAAAACAGTAGCATTTTCTGACTGACTGCGTCACCCAGCACAACTtaacccctctctttctgtacccTTCAGTTCCTTGGTGGACAACTGTGGCATTTTCTGACTGACAGCGTTACCCAGCACAACGtaacccctctctttctgtagCCTTCAGTTCCTTGGTGGAAAACAGTAGCATTTTCTGACTGAGGTGTCACCCAGCACAACTTAACCCTTCTGTTTCTGTACCCTTCAGTTCCTTGGTGGAAAACAGTAGCATTTTCTGACTGACAGCGTCACCCAGCTCAACTTAACCCTTCTGTTTCTGTACCCTTCAGTTCCTTGGTGGAAAACAGTAGCATTTTCTGACTGAGGTGTCACCCAGCACAACTtaacccctctctttctgtacccTTCAGTTCCTTGGTGGAAAACAGTAGCATTTTCTGACTGAGGTGTCACCCAGCACAACTTAACCCTTCTGTTTCTGTACCCCTGtgttgggggtaggtggggaggtttgggggggggggggggggtaggttgttAACAACCACGTGTCCTGAACATCCTTTGAGGCGAGCAGACCGTGTGGAAATTCTTCGGTGACATGGGTTATTTAGGAATGGGACAAGCCGTATGTATCTTTCGGAGTtacccctctataattatctTTCAGTGTTATCCCTCTATATCTTTCAGTGTTATCCCTCTATATCTTCCAGAGTTATCCCCCTACATCTTTCAGAGTTATCCCTCTATAACTTTCAGTGATATCCCTCTATATCTTTCAGTGCTATCCCTCTATATCTTTCAGTGTTACCCTTCTACATCTTTCAGATTTATCCCTCTATATCTTCCAGAGTTACCCCCCTACATCTTTCAGTGTTATCCCTCTACATCTTTCAGATCTATCCCTCTATAATTATCTTTCAGTGTTATCCCTCTACATCTTTCAGTGTTATCCCTCTATATCTTTCAGTGTTATCCCTCTATATCTTCCAGTGTTATCCCTCTATATCTTTCAGTGTTATCCCTCTATATCTTCCAGAGTAATTCCACTATATCTTTCAGTGTTATCCCTCTATATCTTTCATTGTTACCCTTCTACATCTTTTAgatttatctctctatatctttcagtGTTATCCTTCTACATCTTTCAGTGTTATCCCTCTACATCTTTCAGATTTATCCCTCTATATCTTTCAGTGTTATCCCTCTATATCTTTCAGTGTTATCCTTCTACATCTTTCAGTGTTATCCCTCTACATCTTTCAGAGTTATCCCTCTACATCTTTCAGATTTATCCCTCTACATCTTTCAGTGTTATCCCTCTATATCTTTCAGTGTTATCCCTCTATATCTTTCAGTGTTACCCTTCTACATCTTTCAGATTTATCCCTCTATATCTTTCAGAGTTGTCCCTCTATATCTTCCAGAGTTATCCCTCTATATCTTTCAGTGTTATCCCTCTACATCTTTCAGATTTATCCCTCTATATCTTTCAGTGTTATCCCTCTATATCTTTCAGTGTTATCCCTCTATATCTTTCAGAGTTATCCCTCTACATCTTTCAGATTTATCCCTCTATATCTTTCAGTGTTATCCCTCTATATCTTTCAGTGTTATCCCTCTACATCTTTCAGATTTATCCCTCTATATCTTTCAGTTTTATCCCTCTATATCTTTCAGTGTTATCCCTCTACATCTTTCAGAGTTATCCCTCTATATCTTCCAGAGTTATCCCTCTATATCTTTCAGAGTTATCCCTCTACATCTTTCAGATTTATCCCTCTATATCTTTCAGTGTTATCCCTCTATATCTTCCAGAGCTATTCCCCTACATCTTTTAGAGTTATCCCCCTACATCTTTCAGAGTTATCCCTCTATATCTTTCAGTGTTATCCCTCTATATCTTTCAGTGTTATCCCTCTACATCTTTCAGAGTTATCCCTCTATATCTTTCAGTGTTATCCCTCTATATCTTTCAGTGTTACCCTTCTACATCTTTCAGATTTATCCCTCTATATCTTTCAGTGTTATCCCTCTGTATCTTCCAGATTTATCCCTCTATATCTTTCAGTGTTATCCCTCTACATCTTTCAGATTTATCCCTCTATATCTTTCAGTGTTATCCCTCTATATCTTTCAGTGTTATCCCTCTACATCTTTCAGTGTTATCCCTCTACATCTTTCAGAGTTGTCCCTCTATATCTTCCAGAGTTATCCCCCTACATCTTTTACAGTTATCCCTTTATATCTTTCAGTGTTATCCCTCTACATCTTTCAGATCTATCCCTCTATAATTATCTTTCAGTGTTATCCTTCTGCATCTTTCAGTGTTATCCCTCTACATCTTTCAGATTTATCCCTCTATATCTTTCAGTGTTATCCTTCTACATCTTTCAGTGTTATCCCTCTACATCTTTCAgatttatctctctatatctttcagtGTTATCCCTCTATATCTTTCATTGTTACCCTTCTACATCTTTCAGATTTATCCCTCTATATCTTTCAGTGTTATCCCTCTAAATCTTTCAGTGTTATCCCTCTATATCTTTCAGTGTTATCCCTCTATATCTTTCAGTGTTATCCCTCTACATCTGTCAGATTTATCCCTCTATATCTTTCAGATTTAtccctctatatctttctgtgttATCCCTCTATATCTTTCAGAGTTATCCCTCTATATCTTTCAGTGTTATCCCTCTACATCTTTCAGATTTATCCCTCTATATCTTTCAGTGTTATCCTTCACATCTTTCAGTGTTATCCCTCTATATCTTTCAGTGTTATCCCTCTATATCTTCCAGTGTTACCCCTCTACATCTTCCACATTTACCACTCTACATCTTCCACATTTACCCTCTATATCTTTCAAGAAGGTGTAAAAAATCGTGCGGACTGGTCCGTACACGCTATGCCACTACTGCTGTAAAGaaagcgctacaccacatctgctgtaaagaaaaaaaaatggagggcaGCAGATGCCTCACAGACATAAATCCAAACTCTCTGGTCAGGCCGTGAGTGCTGCACTAGGTTCCCACAAAACTTGAACATGAAACACAACTgaaatggataaacaaataagcatttatattaaaataaagataaaatgagAGACACCTAGAAAACTTAAATATTAAACGAATTTGAAACGAATATACAAATAAGCAATTACATCAAAATATCATAAAATGAGAGATATCTCGTAGAcaaatgactgaaatgaaataagaatgaaCATGGGCCATATTCAGTGAACTTGCGCAAACCAAATGTCACGTGCATATTGAATTAAGCGTGtaagtgcacgcgcgtgcgtgcacacacgcacgcacgcacgcacgcacacacacacacacacacacacacgcacacgcacgcacacaaacacacacacacacacacacacacacacacatacgcacgcacgcacgcacacacatcgatTAAAAAAACTACAGGccaaggcacgcacacacacacacacacacacacacacacacacacacacacacacacacacacaccagctcccaagacatacgctcacacacgtaCAAACCCACCCAGATATTCTACAGTTTTGTCACTGCAGGAAACAAACAATTCCATTGGTTGATAATCTTGTCCAACCAGCGCAGACACTTACTAAAGCGtttgagaggggaggggttggggggggggtgtaactggTGTGAGCCTACACGGGAATTTGGGCCATCACTTGACCACACCTAGCTAGCTAGGAAGGTCAGCCGACAACCTGCAGACGTTGTTTATCAATGGGGAGGGACAGTGTCTGTGGCCTGATCCCTGCACAACCCAGTGAACTATGACCTACTACAGCAGCAgaacgtgggggtgtggggtgggtgggacggTGTATGGCTGGTGACCGGGATGTTTAGTGGACAGGGGAGGAAGGCATTTAGTGGGgctgaagggtgggtggatgtatggcTGGTGACCAGGGTGTTTAGTTGACAGGGAAGGAAGGCATttagtgggggtgaaggtgggtgggtgtatggctgGTGACCGGGTGGTTTAGTGGACAGGGGAGGAAGGCATttagtgggggtgaagggtgggtgtaTGGCTGGTGACCGGGGTGTTTTAGTTGACAGGGGAGGAAGGCATttagtgggggtgaagggtgggtgggtgtatggctgGTGACCGGGGTGTTTAGTTGACAGGGGAGGAAGTGCATTTAGTGGGTGTGAAGGGTGCTTGGGTGTATGGCTGGTGACCGGGGTGTTTTAGTTGACAGGGGAGGAAGGCATTTAGTGGGGGCGAAGGGTGGGTGTATGGCTGGTGACCGGGGTGTTTTAGCTGACAGGGGAGGAAGGCATttagtgggggtgaagggtgggtgggtgtatggctgGTGACCGGGGTGTTTTAGTTGACAGGGAAGGAAGGCATttagtgggggtgaagggtgggtgtgtgtgtggctggtgacCGGGGTGTTTTAGTTGACAGGGGAGGAAGTGCATTTAGTGGgtgtgaagggtgggtgggtgtatggctgGTGACCGGGGTGTTTAGTTGACAGGGGAGGAAGGCATTTAGTGGGGCTTAAGGGTGGGTGTATGGCTGGTGACCGGGTGGTTTAGTGGACAGGGAAGGAAGGCATttagtgggggtgaagggtgggtgggtgtatggctgGTGACCGGGGTGTTTTAGTGGACAGGGGAGGAAGGCATttagtgggggtgaagggtgggggggtgtatggcTGGTGACCGGGGTGTTTAGTGGACAGGGAAGGAAGGCATttagtgggggtgaagggtgggggggtgtatggcTGGTGACCGGGGTGTTTAGTGGACAGGGAAGGAAGGCATttagtgggggtgaagggtgtaggggggggggtgtatggctGGTGACCAGGGTGTTTTAGGTGACAGGGGAGGAAGCATttagtgggggtgaagggtgggtgggtgtatggctgGTGACTGGGGTGTTTAGCTGGAAGGGGAGGAAGGCATTTAGTGGGGGTGAATGGTGGGTGTATCTCTGGTGACCGGGGTGTTTAGCTGGAAGGGGAGGAAGGCATttagtgggggtgaagggtgggtgtaTCTCTGGTGACCGGGGTGTTTAGCTGGAAGGGGAGGAAGGCATTTAGTGGGGGTGAATGGTGGGTGTATCTCTGGTGACCGGGGTGTTTAGCTGGAAGGGGAGGAAGGCATttagtgggggtgaagggtgggtgggtgtatggctgGTGACCGGGGTGTTTTAGTTGACAGGGGAGGAAGGCAtttagtgggggtgtgggggctggtgaGGGGGGcgcccacagtttcagtttcagtttcagtagctcaaggaggcgtcactgcgttcggacaaatctatatacgctacaccacatctgccaagcagatgcctgaccagcagcgtaacccaacgcgcttagtcaggccttgaaaaaaaagtgaataaataataggtaaatacataaaaaaagtgaataaatagtagataaatacattaaaaaatataaaaaagtgaataaataatagataaatacataaaaaaggtgaataaataatagaaaaaaaattaaaaaatttaaaaaaagcaaaccctactaccactactaataatatgtatgaggcgcaaaaacttgatgaagtcaactataagcgtaataagtaaataaatttaaaaaaattttaaaatgccCACAGGATGAATTGAATGTGATGTCCTGCTGGTCCGAAACTGAAGAAATCCTCCACCCTCTTACTACACGTGTGCGGGGAGACGGACCCAGTTTGTACACACTGAATGTCGGTGACAAGGACAACCTTGGAGGATGTTCCACTGACACATGTGAGACTTTCTTAAGATAAGatgcacatcacacagacacagacacagacacagacacacacagacacagacacacagacacacacacacacacacacacacacacacacacacacacacacacacacacacacacacacacacacacacactcacacacacacacacacacacacacacacacacacacacacacacacacacacacataacctcgcatacagaaacagacagacagtcagcgacatataaagagagaaacagcaggaaggagagagagagagacagagacagaggactgtggtacagacagaaacagacagacagaggactgttgtaaagacagaaacagacagacagaggactgtggtaaagacagaaacagacagacagaggactgttgtaaagacagacagacagacagacagacagacagacagacagacagaggactgttgtaaagacagaaacagacagacagaggactgtggtacagacagaaacagacagaggactgtggtaaagacagaaacagacagacagatggacgtcacagacagacagacacacagacagacacacagatagacagaggactGTTGtaaagacggaaacagacagacagaggactgttgtaaagacagaaacagacagacagaggactgttgtaaagacagaaacagacagacagaggactgttgtaaagacagaaacagacagacagaggactgtggtaaagacagaaacagacagacagaggactgtggtaaagacagaaacagacagacagatggacgtcacagacagacagacacacagacagacacacagatagacagaggactGTTGtaaagacggaaacagacagacagaggactgtggtaaagacagaaacagacagacatatggacgtcacagacagacagacacacagacagacacacagatagacagaggactgtggtaaagacagaaacagacagacagaggactgtggtaaagacagaaacagacagacatatggacgtcacagacagacagacacacagacagacacacagatagacagaggactGTTGtaaagacggaaacagacagacagaggactgttgtaaagacagaaacagacagacagaggactgtggtaaagacagaaacagacagacagagggctgttgtaaagacagaaacagacagaggactgtggtacagacagaaacagacagacagaggactgtggtaaagacagaaacagacagacagatagacagagggctgttgtaaagacagaaacagacaaacagatggacgtcacagacagacagacagacagaggactgtggtaaagacagaaacagacagacagagggacacagaggagaTAAGATACATTATCAGACAGTGCTGATCTACTTATAAACAGTGCACGGACACTGGGACAGAACGAatgagacaaaaaaagagaaacacattgGCAGCAACAACTAAACAAGTCTGTAGTGTTGTTCTAAAAATGAAATAtcaaaacataataaataaataaataaacaaacattaaaCAACAGTTAGataaaaacaatacagtacaaataagCACGGTCAACAACAGTCACACATAGataaaagaaagatatatatatatatatatagatagatagatagataaagatatctatctatctgtctatctatctatctatctatctatatacatataagaAGCTGCACGCCTATAACCCTCTTTATTCTGATGGTTTTTTTGACAATCTTCACCCATGTATTTTCATATAGTGGTTGACAACATCGATCCCATTTGTTTAGATGGCTTTTTTTGCCAACTTTAACCCGTTTATTTTGACAGACGTATTGATAAATTTAATCTCTTTATCAAATCAGCCTTGCTGAAAATTTGAACTATGTTATTCTGATCGACTTCGTGATAATTCATCTGTGGACATctttcacaccttttttttttttacggcgtCGTGTGCTGATGTTGCCAGCTTCAACACCTTTATTTTGGCAGTGTCGTATGATGACGCTGACATTAACCCCTACATTTTCAGCCCGGTGGGTTGACGTTGACAAATTTAACCCCTTCATTCTGACACCTCGTGTGGTGGTGTTAATATCTTTAGCCCCTCTACTTTGACATTGTGGTGACCTTGTAACTGTAATGATTTTCATTTTGACATTCTTGCGTGGTGATGTTGAGAAGTTTAACCACTTTACTCCCGCAGTGCGGTGTATTGATGATGGcgaaacgggcgcaatagccgaatggttaaagcgttggactttcaatctgagggtgccaggttcgaatctcggtaactgcgcctggtgggtaaagggtggagattttcccgatctcccaggtcaacatatatacagacctgcttgtgcctgaaccccctttatgtgtatacgcaagcagaagatcaaaatacgcacgttaaagatcctgtaatccatgtcagcgttcggtgggttatggaaacgagatcatacccagcatgcacacccccgaaaatggagtatggctgcctacatagcggggtaaaaacggccacacacgtaaaagcccactcgtgtacctacgagtgaacgtgggagttgcagcccacgaacgaagaagaagatacggAGGAGGAGTTGTGTAGCTGTGATGACGGGAGCCAGAGGTGACGTCATCCACAGGGACGTCCTCAATGGACAACGACCGAACATAGTGGGACAAAGAAGGTCACTATGatcatgctgatgatgttgtcgttgttgttcgtgttggtcttgttgctgttattattgattTAGCTCCGGGTgtcgtcgggtttttttttggtattattctgttgtttcttctttcttttgttgttgctcttcctcttcctcttctcccttcttcttcttttacttcttcttttacttcttcttcttgttttcaccACCTTTATTCTAcccattcttattcttattcatcgtctttttctcttcttcctccttccttcttcttttacttcttcctcttcttctttgttcttcttttacttcatcttccttcttcttttacttcttcttcttctttcttcttcttttacttcttcttcttcttttacttcttctttttccttcttcctcttcttccttattcttcttttacttcttcttccttcttccttattcttcttttacttcttcttgttatcatcatctttctcctaccctttcttcttcatcgtcttttcctcttcttccttctccttcttctcccttttctttctttttctttttttttttaattcaaattttTGTCACAAAGTCATCAACATATCACATCACTATTATCTTcattagcagtagtggtagtagtcgtcTTTGTcgtggcggttgtggtggtggtggtggttgctgtttttgtttattttaccgTTATtcaggctgagtgtgtgtgtgtgtgtttgtgtgtgttgtgtgtgtgtgtgtgtgtgtgtgtgtgtgtgtgtgtgtgtgagagagagagagagagagagagagagagagagagctcggtaTCGTGTATTTTTATGAATCTTAAGAACATTTGATTTCTAATTTCAAAACGGTACTGCATGACTCTGCAGAGTTTAAAACTTTGTTCTGATCACCTTTAACCAGTGAACGAAGTATGCCGTCAGCCATTTTTTATTTCACGTCAGTCGTTTTAAATCAAcaaattgtttttatttcagtttgaatTGAGCAAACTATGTCATAATCCACAAGAGTCTAAAAACATCATTTTCAACTGAAAATATCTCGGCTTCAACGCATGAACTTACAAttcaaaacagacagagacataaacaacaaatgaataatcCACACTTCTTGGTGCGCCACTTCCGGTCAGGAGCATGCCGGGACGTGGCTCAGCCGATGACGGTATACTCGGGCCATGGCCCCTGGGGCGTGGAGGAGTAGTCTAACTTGTGGGGCCCACAGGGGGCGGGGGCGTCGCCCGGATAGTCACACACCTGGAGCGCCTCGTTAAAAATGGTCCCTGGACAATAATGCAAGGAGAGGCGGCTTCAATCGTCAGCAGTGGTGACGTTATGACATGGAGGAAATGAATCATTCAGAAAACAACCAGCTTTGTTGTGGGTAACACACTGTCCTCACCAAATgactatggtggtgatggtacaaCGCCCCTCCTTCCCTactacaccctctcccccatcccctcccccaccgtgTTCGTGGGAGTGATCTCACCTTTATGATGGAAAGGCGTTTTATTCTTTAAGGTTACTAATTTCTGAAGATTTGTTTTAACCTTTTACTTTCCTTACGACGAGCCTGCAGGCGAATTCCTGTACTCtttttcagacaataaagtgattggttggtgtgtggggatgtgtatggggagatgtgtgtgtgtgtgtgtgtgtgtgtgtgtgtgtgtgtgtgtgtgtgtgtgtgtgtgtgtgtgtgtgtgtgtgtgagtgtgtgtgtgtgtgtgtgtgtgtgtgtgtgtgtgtgtgtgtgtgtgtgtctgtctgtctgtctgtctgtgtttgagtctgtctgcgtgtgtatgtggttgtttttgccgtttgttttttttaacgtgcgGTTATCACATCCACACAACAGTTGCGAAGACCAGTCCTAAGACAGAAGACTAATTTCAAAATAACCGTAAAACTGAATAACTAAACTAATGATAACTGGAAACATAACATTTATAGATTGACCTGGATCTGTAAAACCATTACAGGTCTATAATTATGACTGCAGACTCGTATGTTAACAAAATGTTAAAattcccacagccttttacggccaacggggcagttatttcacatccactgtgtccagggctcggcattggaaggcggggcccagtcctctccttccgccgttttaaccttccccaaccaagtcaggtacccactaacacctgggtggagtgaggcgaataaagcgcctttcccaaggacacaacaccatgccgaaacagggcctcgaaccctgatcactggtgaactatGGATCAGAAATACAACGCCTTTCTATGCCGATCCCttgacacagcggatatgaattcgtCGTTCAGATGAGGTAAGAGGCAAGgagaactttaactctctccatacgaacggcgaaagagacgacgttaacagcgtttcaccccaactaccatcatcaaaatattgcaagcggaaggctcttatactgaagaggtgatggctgacaaagaataccacagttctgacgacggtagctaaaggttgggtcattcagacacccactggacatccgaggggtctgtgtagaggagaagagaggactggccgtactgagtgagttaaagacttcATGGTTTTTGTTCCAAGCTTTCCTGTGACCTGTGTCCCTGTGACGGTGTGTCATGAAGTCTCAGTGGCAGAGGCTCACTGAACCACGCTGTGAGCTGTATCCACAAACACATCATTCACAGCCACTCAAAACAGCTGTGGCCGGAAAGATTGTTAACAAAATCAACGTCATCTCCTGTCACTCAAACCCAGTCATACGGTGCGTGTTCCCTGGttttgaactggtgtgtgtgaatttctgacATCATTGAGGCCCTGTAAAGGATATATAGTTGCAGTTCAATGAAAacccatcaccaacaacagccaaCATGAAATTTAATATTAGCGATTGTCCATTCGTGCGACAGACCCCGGActtcctgtctgtcagcctgtggcGGGAaggggggagtatgtgtgtgtgtgtgtgtgtgtgcgtgtgtgtgtgtgtgtgtgtgtgtgtgtgtctgtgtgtgtgttgtgtgtgtgtgtgtgtgtgtgtgtgtgtgtgtgtgtgtgtgttttactgatgAAGTTAACTGAGTATTTTTCATGAACTGAACATGTATTTATTTCAAACAGATTTTTTTAGTGTGTAAGGTttcagaatggtcaagacgccgCCCCTCCAACACGGTGTTCGTCAGGGTCTGTCCCGATCCATGTCAAGCTGACTGGAAATCAAAcacagcgtctagtcattcggatgagacgatagaccgaggtaccatgtgcagcacgcacttggcgcaccgaaaaagaacccatggcaacgagactcTTGGCCTCTGGCAACACTctctagaagaaatccactctgctacgtaaacaaatacacttgtacgcgtgcattcaaggcctgactagcgtatttggaagaagaagaagaagaaggaggaggaggaggaggagaagaagaagaagtaggaggaggaagaagaagaagaagaaggaggaggaggaagaagaagaagaaggaggaggaggaggagaagaagaagaagaaggaggaggaggaggaagaggaggagaaggagaagaagaaggaggaggaggaggaggaagaggaggaggagaagaagaaaaagaagatgaagaagaaggaggaggaggaggagaagaagaaggaggaggaggaggagaagaagaagaagcagaagaagaagaagtgacgaCGACAGAAGTGGACGCCTCACGTGGCGGGCAGTAGAAGCGGCCATAGTAGGAGCCCTCCAGACAGATGTGATAGCTCTTGCAGCCGTCCCCAATGTCGGCATGTCGCCCTGTGCTCTCCTTGCTACAGTCCAGGGCGGTGTTACACGACGTGCTGCCTATCTGCTGGGAACGGCTGCAGCAacaatcgtcatcattgtcatcatcatcatcatcatcgtcattatcatcatcatcatcatcgtcatcttcctcaccattatcatcgtcgtcgttgtcgatgtcatcatcatcatagttaacATTATCATCggcgtcgttatcatcatcgttgtaatcatcgtcatcatcgacgtcgacgtcgtcgtcgttatcatcattgtcgtcgtcgtcattgtcaacgtcatcatcatcgtcatcattatcatcgtcatcgtcgtcgtcgtcatcatcatcatcatcggcggtgtaatcgtcgtcatcatcatcatcatcatcgtcatcatcatcgtcatcatcatcatcattgtcgtcgtcatcgtcatcatcatcatcatcgtcgtcgtcatcgtcatcatcaccatcatcatcatcatctcataatCATCACAACGATGGAGATACAGTGGGCCTTCATACCATCTGGATAACCACTAGCGGGAACCCAAggcgttcacagacacacacacacacacacacacacacacacacacacacacacacacacacacacacacacacacacacacaagcatacgcctCATAAAACCTACGAGTGGATAAATGCAC
The DNA window shown above is from Babylonia areolata isolate BAREFJ2019XMU chromosome 29, ASM4173473v1, whole genome shotgun sequence and carries:
- the LOC143275057 gene encoding peritrophin-48-like — translated: MNSLVWFVACLPVLVQGTETWDPHYISCDGFPDGYHEVGCWGKAVCVNGEAVITKCNDDQMFDFNTDTCVSRSQQIGSTSCNTALDCSKESTGRHADIGDGCKSYHICLEGSYYGRFYCPPRTIFNEALQVCDYPGDAPAPCGPHKLDYSSTPQGPWPEYTVIG